One segment of Nostoc piscinale CENA21 DNA contains the following:
- the cls gene encoding cardiolipin synthase — MLVDISILTFFSAATVVVHALGIAHAAHAVMTVRSSRGAIAWSISLVTFPWLALPLYWILGRTKFHGYAEALRSVFSEHQKLVRQAYSEITKFQVAVPERLKSLELLAATFTGISFTSGNAAELLIDGQQTYPAMLSAIASAKNYILLQSYIVDDDESGHEFQAALIAKAQQGIRVYFLYDEIGSNKLPRTYINSLRQNFIQVSAFHTTKGRGNRFQLNFRNHRKILVVDGEIAFTGGLNIGNDYVGKNRRLSPWRDTHLKLQGPTVQSLQSSFLQDWYWANRKVIDVNWQVQPNWEANQTALILPTGPADKHKACQLFFVNAINQAQTRLWIATPYFVPDDSTLTALKLAAMRGVDVRIILPNRPDHLFVYLCSFSYYNEMKPINIKFYRYKHGFMHQKIILIDNDLAGVGTVNLDNRSFFLNFEVMSFMINAQFVKSVEKMLKTDLAAAVTVDFAEYDRKPLWFKLAVRISRLLTPLL; from the coding sequence ATTTCGTTAGTTACATTTCCCTGGCTGGCGCTGCCTTTATACTGGATTTTAGGCAGAACTAAATTTCATGGCTATGCCGAAGCTTTACGTTCAGTCTTTTCGGAACATCAAAAATTAGTTCGCCAAGCATATAGTGAAATTACTAAATTTCAAGTTGCAGTTCCAGAAAGATTAAAATCACTAGAACTATTAGCAGCAACATTTACAGGCATTTCTTTTACATCGGGAAATGCGGCAGAATTACTCATTGATGGACAGCAAACATATCCAGCGATGTTAAGTGCGATCGCCTCTGCCAAAAACTATATTTTGCTGCAATCTTACATCGTTGATGACGATGAATCAGGTCATGAATTTCAAGCAGCTTTAATTGCAAAAGCACAGCAAGGCATTCGGGTTTATTTTCTCTACGATGAAATTGGTTCTAATAAATTACCGCGCACTTATATCAACTCTCTACGCCAAAATTTTATTCAAGTCAGTGCATTTCATACCACCAAAGGTAGAGGTAATCGTTTCCAGCTTAACTTTCGCAACCATCGCAAAATTTTAGTAGTCGATGGTGAAATTGCATTTACTGGGGGTTTAAATATTGGTAATGATTACGTCGGTAAAAATCGCCGTCTCAGTCCTTGGCGCGACACCCATCTAAAATTGCAAGGGCCGACAGTTCAAAGTCTACAAAGTTCTTTTTTGCAAGATTGGTATTGGGCAAATCGTAAAGTTATCGATGTTAATTGGCAAGTGCAACCCAACTGGGAAGCCAACCAAACAGCATTAATTTTACCCACAGGCCCTGCCGACAAACACAAAGCTTGTCAACTTTTTTTCGTGAATGCTATCAATCAAGCCCAAACTCGTCTGTGGATAGCGACTCCTTATTTTGTTCCAGATGATTCTACCCTCACAGCCTTAAAGTTAGCAGCAATGCGCGGTGTGGATGTCCGCATTATTTTACCAAACCGACCAGATCACTTATTTGTTTATCTTTGTTCCTTTTCTTATTACAACGAAATGAAGCCCATAAATATCAAGTTTTATCGCTACAAACATGGGTTTATGCACCAAAAAATTATCCTCATTGACAATGATTTAGCAGGAGTAGGCACAGTTAACTTGGATAATCGCTCATTCTTTCTCAACTTTGAAGTTATGAGTTTTATGATCAATGCTCAATTTGTCAAGAGCGTTGAGAAAATGCTAAAAACCGATTTAGCGGCTGCTGTCACTGTAGATTTTGCTGAATATGATAGAAAACCTTTGTGGTTCAAGTTAGCTGTGAGAATCTCTCGTTTACTCACCCCCTTGTTGTAA